The genomic interval TTAGTTCCTGTAAATTTATTCGCATAGAATGATCAAGTGCTGACAGCGGTTCATCCAGAAGTAAGAGATCCGGCTTACGAACAAGTGCTCTTGCCAATGCAACCCGTTGCTGCTGCCCTCCTGAAAGCTGGTATGGTTTGCGGTCTGCCAGCTGATGAAGGTCAACCGCATGGAGCAGTTCGTTGATAATGGCAGTATTACTACCTTTTTCCAAACCAAAACTTAAATTTTCTTGTACCGTCAGATGAGGAAATAAGGCGTAATCCTGGAAAACAAAACCAATATTTCTTTTTTGGGTTGGGATACTCGTTTTTGAATTTGTATCCAGCCAGATACTATTATTAAATTGAATGTGACCGGTTTGTGGATGTACTAATCCTGCAATTTGTCTTAATAAAGTAGTTTTTCCTGCACCCGACGGACCGGTAACAGCCACGATATTTCCCAGCTTTACCGACATGGAAATTTCCATGGGCAATATCCCGTTTGAAGTTTGCAGTGAATGACGGATATTTATTTCAAGCAGATTGTCGGACACGAAGCAGGCGGTTGTTAATGGAATATACCAGGAGCAAAATGATAAATGTAATTGCAAAAAGTACCAAGGCATATTGATTTGCAACGGTATAATTAAGTGCTTCTACTTCGTTGTAAATCGCTACGGAAGCTACTTTGGTGACACCGGGAATATTCCCTCCGATCATCAAAACTACACCAAATTCTCCAACGGTATGTGCGAAAGTGAGTACAAATGCGGTTAATACGGCTGGTTTGCAGTTCGGTAAAAGTATTTTATAAAATGTCTCAAATCGTCCTTTTCCTAATGTAAATGAGGCTTCCTGCAAAGATCCCGGTAAAGATTGTAATCCTGCTCGTAACGGATAAACCATAAATGGCAAACTATAGATGACAGATGCAATAACCAATCCTGGAAAAGAAAATACCAGCCTTAATCCAATAGTTTTTTCGATCCAGGCACCAAACCAATACGATGGGCTAAATGCCAGTAACAAATAAAAACCAATAACTGAAGGTGGCAAAACCAAGGGCATACCAATTATCGCTTCAACTATTCCTCTTGCTTTAAATTTTCCGAAAGCAAGCCAATATGCCAATGGTAAGGAAATTACCAACAGAATAACGGAAGTGATGGAGGCGAGTTTGAAAGTAAGCGAAAGAGGTTGCCAATCCATTAGGGAATCAGGTATTATGTGTTGAAAAGTAAGAATTGGAGTTGAGAATTATGAATATTCTTAATTTATAACTCTTTATTCCCGACTCATTTATATCCATATTTTTTAAAAATTTCTTTTCCTTTTTTAGAATACAAAAAATCATAAAACTGACGGCTGGTTTCTTTTTTAGGTGAATCTTCACTGTGTTTCAGTAATATGGCGGCCTGTTCTATGGGTTTGTATAAGGTAGAATCAACCACGATCCACTGACCTTTTCCCTTCATTTCAGGAGAAAGTACGATTGATAAAGCGTTGAATCCGGCTTCAACAGACCCTGATGTGATGTACTGAGCCGTCTGAGCTATACTTTCGCCATAAACGAGTTTCTTTTTTATATCTGCAAACGATTTTTGTTTTTCTAAAACCTGTATTGCTGCCTCACCATACGGTGCGGTGCGGGGATTTGGAATAGCAATTTTCTTTATTTTTTCTCCGGTCAATTCTTCAATTTTTAATTCAGATGAAGGAATATCCTTCGACCAAATTACGAGCGTTCCCAGTGCATATACTTTTGGCTTTTCATCAGAACCACCTCTTTCATATATTTCCTGTGGATACTTGGTATCTGCCGATACGAACACATCAAATGGTGCTCCTTCCCGGATTTGGGTAGTTAGTTTTCCGGAGGAACTGACCACTATTTCAATTTTTTTACCGGACTCTTTTTCAAATTCTTTTTTAATATCCTGCATGACATACTGGACATTGGCAGCGGTAGCAATAATGATCTTATCGGATGGTTTGGAGCAGCCGGCTGCAAAAACAGAAAACAGCAGAATGATATATTTGAAGTTCATTCTGCTAATTTAATGGAATAACTGCAATAGTAACAAAGTTCAAAAACAGATGCGGTCAGGCTTTTTTGCAATGAATCTGAATCTGTGCGTTATTACAATCTTTCAAGCCTTATGTCCATTATGGTAAAAGTCGTAAATTGCGCGCCGTTTCAGCCTGATCGTATTAAAATAAACCGATGTTCATAAGCTGATTGCTTTAACAGATCTGATAAAAATGATAATAGAAACTGCACAGCGTACCCGGCAAACCTCTGAATATTACTTTTCAGTTAAACTTGCCGAAGTACGTAAATTGATTGCCGAAGGACATGATGTCATTAATCTGGGAATAGGAAATCCGGATATGATGCCTTCTGAACAAACCATTCAGGCTTTGTCGGATGCGGCGCATAAGCCCCAGGCGCATGGTTATCAGGCTTACAACGGAACTATCACTTTCCGTAATGCAATTGCAGGTTTTTATCAGAGAACATACGGTGTTACTTTAAATCCGGCTTCTGAAATTTTACCGCTTATTGGCTCAAAGGAAGGAATAACCCATATTTCGCTCACATTTCTTGATCCGGGAGATGAGGTTTTGGTGCCCGAACTTGGCTATCCTGCTTATCGTGCAGTAAGTAAAATGGTTGGTGCGGTGGTGAAGGAATATCCGCTTCGGGAAGATTTTGGCTGGCAGCCTGATTGGGAAGTTATGGAAAGCCTGGTTACATCACGTACCAAAATTATCTGGCTTAATTATCCGCACATGCCAACAGGAGCTCCGGCAACTATTGAATTATTTGAAGAGGCCGTAGCTTTTGCTAAAAAACATCAGATATTGCTTTGCCATGATAATCCATACAGCCTGGTTTTGAACAAAAAGGAGCCGATCAGTTTGTTGTCAGTAGATGGAGCCGGAGAGGTTGCAATTGAATTGAATTCCATGAGTAAATCGCATAATATGGCAGGTTGGCGATTGGGTTGGCTGGCTGGTGCAAAACCTTATATTGATGCAGTACTGACGATTAAAAGTAATGTGGATTCGGGTATGTTCTGGGCGCTACAGGAAGCAGCATCAGCAGCATTGCAGAATACAGATGAATGGCATCGCGAAAGAAATGGTGTTTATCAGGGCCGCCTGGAAGCTTCTGAGGC from Dyadobacter sp. NIV53 carries:
- the modA gene encoding molybdate ABC transporter substrate-binding protein, encoding MNFKYIILLFSVFAAGCSKPSDKIIIATAANVQYVMQDIKKEFEKESGKKIEIVVSSSGKLTTQIREGAPFDVFVSADTKYPQEIYERGGSDEKPKVYALGTLVIWSKDIPSSELKIEELTGEKIKKIAIPNPRTAPYGEAAIQVLEKQKSFADIKKKLVYGESIAQTAQYITSGSVEAGFNALSIVLSPEMKGKGQWIVVDSTLYKPIEQAAILLKHSEDSPKKETSRQFYDFLYSKKGKEIFKKYGYK
- a CDS encoding pyridoxal phosphate-dependent aminotransferase; the protein is MIIETAQRTRQTSEYYFSVKLAEVRKLIAEGHDVINLGIGNPDMMPSEQTIQALSDAAHKPQAHGYQAYNGTITFRNAIAGFYQRTYGVTLNPASEILPLIGSKEGITHISLTFLDPGDEVLVPELGYPAYRAVSKMVGAVVKEYPLREDFGWQPDWEVMESLVTSRTKIIWLNYPHMPTGAPATIELFEEAVAFAKKHQILLCHDNPYSLVLNKKEPISLLSVDGAGEVAIELNSMSKSHNMAGWRLGWLAGAKPYIDAVLTIKSNVDSGMFWALQEAASAALQNTDEWHRERNGVYQGRLEASEALLDALGCTWDPKQEGLFLWGKLPEHVESAEELVNTLILEKHVFIAPGFIFGPKGQRYIRLSLCLPKERIWEAVGRILG
- a CDS encoding sulfate/molybdate ABC transporter ATP-binding protein, with product MSDNLLEINIRHSLQTSNGILPMEISMSVKLGNIVAVTGPSGAGKTTLLRQIAGLVHPQTGHIQFNNSIWLDTNSKTSIPTQKRNIGFVFQDYALFPHLTVQENLSFGLEKGSNTAIINELLHAVDLHQLADRKPYQLSGGQQQRVALARALVRKPDLLLLDEPLSALDHSMRINLQELILKFHRQYGFTMIIVTHDLSEIFRLSNDVIVLENGKISKQGTPSEIYLPNENTGKDLVLYGEVITSVVNQDHLLVRALIQQNIQELKLPLHMEPDFHPGRSFALRYALNMADITLIDK
- the modB gene encoding molybdate ABC transporter permease subunit, with the protein product MDWQPLSLTFKLASITSVILLVISLPLAYWLAFGKFKARGIVEAIIGMPLVLPPSVIGFYLLLAFSPSYWFGAWIEKTIGLRLVFSFPGLVIASVIYSLPFMVYPLRAGLQSLPGSLQEASFTLGKGRFETFYKILLPNCKPAVLTAFVLTFAHTVGEFGVVLMIGGNIPGVTKVASVAIYNEVEALNYTVANQYALVLFAITFIILLLVYSINNRLLRVRQSA